CAGTAGCGAACCGCAATCTTTCCGCAGCCCAATGCCCCAGCGTAGAAGCCACGTCGGTGCTGCTCATGGATTCCGATGGTAACGTGCTCTTCGAGCGAAATGCCGACGAACACGTAAACATCGCCAGCATCACCAAGGTCATGACGGCCGTAACCGCCGTAGAGTACGCAAGCCTCGACACCGAAATCACGGTGAGCAGCACGGCCGCCGCAATCGGCGAATCCTCGGCAGGCCTGCAAGCGGGAGATACCCTTACGCTGCAGGAAGCCCTGAAAGCCATGCTCTGGCCCAGCGGCAACGACGCAGCTCAATCCATCGCCGAATGCGTGGGTGCGCTCATCCTGAAGGAACAGGGCAACGCTTCGCCTACGTCCACCGAATCCGTTGAGGCATTCGTGCAAGCCATGAACGATACGTCGGCCAAGCTCGGCATGACGAATTCGCTGTGGGCGAACCCCCACGGTCTCGACGATGGCGTATACGCCAGCCAGGAAATGTACAGCACCGCACGGGATGTGGCCACCTTGGCCAACTACGCCATGAAGATTGATGCCATCAGGTCCATCACCAGTCAGGACGGTGGTACGGTAACCGTCATCCGCGATGGCGCGACCACGGGCGTCGAGCTGGAATCCACCGATGAGCTGTTTGGCGTGGTCGACGGCGTCCTGGGCGTGAAGACGGGCTTCACCGACGCAGCAGGCGAGTGCTTTGCTGGTGCCGTCGAGCAAAACGGCACGCGCCTCATTTCCGCCGTGCTGAACTCCACGTCGTCTTCCATGCGCTTCACCGATACGCGCACGCTCTGGGAATGGGCATACGAGAACATGATCGATTATGCCGCCGCGCAGACGACGCAGACTACCGTCAATGCGAATGGCACTACGGTTCCCCTGGTGGCGGAAGTAGCTGATGCGGCTTGGACCGACAAGACGGTTCCCGCAACGCTCGAAAACCCCAACCAGACGTTCCGCGTATTCGCGCTAGCTGGCAACGTGAGCCAGGAAGTTACCTACTACGACATCAACGGCAACGTGAAGGCTGGCGACGTCGTGGGCAAAATCACGTACTACCAGCAGAACGAAGTCATCGGCACGGCCAACCTGGTAGCCACTCAGGATGTGGCCGCTCCCAACCCGCTCGAGGCCCTGGGAATCTGGTGGTCTCGCCTGATAGGGGGCTTTTCTGGGGATGACGGCGTAGCCGATAGCGTATGCTATAACGAAGTAGAACTCATTTACGACAAGTCGAGTCTCTCTGCCGCATAGCAAGACTCCGCGTGAAAGGATGTCACATGGAAACATGCCCCGTATGCAATGGTCCGGTGAGCCCGCAGGATGCGGCGTGTCCGTCGTGCGGTTTCAAGCTCACGGGCTCCACGCAGAAGTTCCAGCCCATCAACCTGAACGACGACGCACCGCGCGACAAGCAGGCTGCTGAGGCCAAGGTCGCTGCGCAGCCGAGCGCATCGTTCACCGTGGTAC
This genomic stretch from Denitrobacterium detoxificans harbors:
- a CDS encoding D-alanyl-D-alanine carboxypeptidase family protein, producing the protein MKQLSSKRITISFGMLALALATVLALAPAQAYANVQKSDVIAGEAVANRNLSAAQCPSVEATSVLLMDSDGNVLFERNADEHVNIASITKVMTAVTAVEYASLDTEITVSSTAAAIGESSAGLQAGDTLTLQEALKAMLWPSGNDAAQSIAECVGALILKEQGNASPTSTESVEAFVQAMNDTSAKLGMTNSLWANPHGLDDGVYASQEMYSTARDVATLANYAMKIDAIRSITSQDGGTVTVIRDGATTGVELESTDELFGVVDGVLGVKTGFTDAAGECFAGAVEQNGTRLISAVLNSTSSSMRFTDTRTLWEWAYENMIDYAAAQTTQTTVNANGTTVPLVAEVADAAWTDKTVPATLENPNQTFRVFALAGNVSQEVTYYDINGNVKAGDVVGKITYYQQNEVIGTANLVATQDVAAPNPLEALGIWWSRLIGGFSGDDGVADSVCYNEVELIYDKSSLSAA